One part of the Phoenix dactylifera cultivar Barhee BC4 chromosome 4, palm_55x_up_171113_PBpolish2nd_filt_p, whole genome shotgun sequence genome encodes these proteins:
- the LOC103715590 gene encoding UPF0678 fatty acid-binding protein-like protein At1g79260 has product MDGGAAGSSPPPPEPPPLHPAIAPLSFLLGRWRGEGEGGFPTINSFRYGEELQFSHSGKPAIAYSQKTWKLTSGEPMHAESGYWRPKPDGSIEVVISQSTGLVEVQKGSYDAEQKIVTLQSELVGNAAKVKEITRVFKVADGNLSYVVQMATHLTSLQPHLKALLKKI; this is encoded by the exons ATGGACGGAGGAGCTGCGGGTTCCAGTCCTCCGCCGCCGGAACCGCCGCCGCTTCACCCGGCGATAGCCCCTCTTTCCTTTCTACTGGGGAGGTggagaggggaaggagagggcggttTCCCGACCATCAATTCCTTCCGCTACGGCGAAGAACTCCAATTTTCCCACTCCGGAAAG CCTGCGATAGCATACTCCCAGAAGACATGGAAGCTGACCTCCGGAGAGCCGATGCACGCCGAGAGCGGCTACTGGCGGCCCAAACCCGACGGCTCCATCGAAGTCGTAATTTCCCAAAGCACCGGTCTTGTGGAGGTCCAG AAGGGTTCCTATGATGCTGAACAAAAGATTGTGACACTTCAAAGTGAACTAGTTGGGAATGCTGCAAAG gtGAAGGAAATTACCAGAGTTTTTAAAGTGGCAGATGGTAATCTCTCTTATGTTGTTCAGATGGCTACGCATCTGACCAGCCTTCAACCACATCTCAAAGCACTACTTAAGAAGATTTGA
- the LOC103715591 gene encoding 60S ribosomal protein L37a-1-like: MTKRTKKAGIVGKYGTRYGASLRKQIKKMEVSQHAKYFCEFCGKYAVKRKAVGIWGCKDCGKVKAGGAYTLNTASAVTVRSTIRRLREATEG, translated from the exons ATG ACGAAGCGCACCAAGAAGGCCGGAATTGTTGGCAAATATG GTACCAGATATGGTGCTAGTTTGCGAAAGCAAATCAAGAAAATGGAAGTCTCTCAGCATGCAAAGTATTTCTGCGAGTTCTGTGGAAAG TAtgctgtgaagagaaaggcagTTGGAATTTGGGGGTGCAAGGACTGCGGCAAGGTCAAGGCCGGGGGTGCTTACACACTGAA TACTGCTAGTGCTGTTACCGTGCGAAGCACAATTCGTCGGTTGAGAGAAGCAACCGAAGGGTAA